A section of the Sporomusaceae bacterium FL31 genome encodes:
- the proA gene encoding gamma-glutamyl phosphate reductase, with translation MDYITELENKGRAAKTAARKLAVLATTIKNNALMNMADALAANCTRILSANAKDIANGQQKGLTQSLLDRLMLNEARIMAMAEGLRQIAALPDPIGEGLGMQRRPNGLEIAKVRVPLGIIGIIYEARPNVTVDAAGLCLKAGNAVILRGGSEAIHSNLEIITIISAAAYSAGIPDGAIQFIETTDRQAVNAMLKLNQYLDVIIPRGGAGLIKTVVENSTVPVIETGTGVCHTFVDETADLAMAQAIAFNAKVSRPAVCNSMETLLVHQAVADKFLPDMLTQFSKAGVELRGCPETMKYSTAVLAAVEDDWQTEYHDLILSIKVVRNIEAAIDHIDQYSTRHSEAIVTQNYDNARRFQHAVDAAAVYVNASTRFTDGFEFGFGAEIGISTQKIHARGPMGLPELTSIKYVITGNGQIR, from the coding sequence ATGGATTATATTACCGAGCTGGAGAATAAAGGCCGGGCAGCGAAAACTGCAGCACGCAAACTTGCGGTTTTAGCTACAACGATTAAAAATAATGCCTTAATGAACATGGCTGATGCATTGGCTGCAAATTGTACTCGTATTTTATCAGCCAATGCCAAAGATATTGCTAATGGGCAACAAAAGGGTTTGACTCAATCGCTTTTGGATCGTCTGATGCTGAATGAAGCAAGAATTATGGCAATGGCTGAGGGGCTTCGTCAGATTGCGGCACTGCCTGATCCAATTGGCGAAGGGTTAGGGATGCAGCGTCGTCCGAATGGTCTTGAAATTGCTAAAGTAAGGGTACCTCTTGGGATTATTGGAATCATTTATGAAGCTAGACCCAATGTCACTGTTGATGCTGCCGGTTTGTGTTTAAAAGCAGGAAATGCAGTCATATTAAGAGGTGGCTCTGAAGCCATCCATTCTAATCTTGAAATTATCACCATTATTTCAGCCGCTGCTTACAGTGCGGGTATTCCAGATGGTGCTATCCAATTTATTGAAACTACTGACCGCCAGGCAGTCAATGCCATGCTGAAACTTAATCAATATCTTGATGTCATCATTCCCCGAGGGGGAGCTGGCCTGATAAAAACAGTGGTCGAAAATAGCACTGTGCCGGTCATTGAAACAGGAACAGGTGTATGCCATACTTTTGTTGATGAAACGGCTGATCTGGCTATGGCACAAGCCATTGCCTTTAATGCCAAAGTATCCCGGCCTGCTGTTTGTAATTCGATGGAAACATTGCTTGTCCATCAGGCCGTTGCGGATAAATTCCTTCCCGATATGCTGACACAATTCAGCAAGGCTGGAGTTGAACTGCGCGGCTGTCCGGAAACCATGAAATACAGCACTGCCGTTCTTGCGGCTGTTGAAGACGATTGGCAGACTGAGTATCATGATTTGATTCTGTCTATAAAAGTCGTTCGTAATATCGAGGCCGCTATTGATCATATTGATCAATATAGTACCCGCCATTCCGAGGCTATTGTTACTCAAAATTACGATAATGCGCGTCGTTTTCAGCATGCTGTTGATGCTGCTGCAGTCTATGTGAATGCCTCAACCCGATTTACGGATGGTTTTGAGTTTGGCTTTGGTGCCGAAATTGGCATTAGTACTCAGAAGATCCATGCACGTGGACCAATGGGGCTGCCTGAGCTGACTAGTATAAAATATGTCATAACCGGTAACGGACAAATACGCTAA
- the rpmA gene encoding 50S ribosomal protein L27: MSMFKFDLQLFATKKGVGSSKNGRDSEAKRLGVKRHAGEVVTSGSILVRQRGTHFHPGQNVGIGKDDTLFAKIAGRVAFERKGRDDRQVSVYPAEEAI; this comes from the coding sequence ATGAGTATGTTTAAATTTGATTTACAGTTATTCGCTACTAAAAAAGGCGTAGGTAGTTCCAAGAACGGTCGTGATAGCGAAGCTAAGCGTCTTGGTGTGAAGCGTCATGCGGGTGAAGTTGTTACCTCTGGCAGCATTTTAGTTCGCCAAAGAGGTACTCACTTCCATCCTGGTCAAAACGTTGGTATTGGTAAAGATGATACCTTATTTGCTAAAATAGCTGGCCGTGTTGCTTTTGAACGCAAAGGCCGCGATGATAGACAAGTTAGTGTATACCCAGCGGAAGAAGCTATTTAA
- the obg gene encoding GTPase Obg encodes MFIDRARIQIKAGDGGHGMSSFRREKFVPKGGPSGGDGGRGGDVILVVDENLNTLIDFRYKRKFAADNGANGQTKNMHGAASAPLYIKVPPGTLVKDEETGAVVADLTENGQQAVVARGGRGGRGNARFVNSVHRAPTFAEKGEPGDARSLQLELKLLADVGLVGYPSVGKSSIISMVSAAKPEIAAYHFTTLTPVLGVVSLAEGHSFVLADIPGLIEGAHEGVGLGHDFLRHVERTKVIIHVLDVSGMEGRDPIEDYHKINNELKLYNERLAKRPQIVAANKMDLPDSAENYAKVVEFMAQEGREVYPVSAATGQGLTLLMQRVSQLLDEYVEEPEVEEHTKVYEAKPDDEVTISREDDGTYVVTGKGIEKLVAMTNFDNDEAVQRFQAIWRRMGIEETLKERGVQEGDSVRIRDMVFEFKE; translated from the coding sequence ATGTTTATTGATAGAGCGAGAATACAAATTAAAGCCGGTGACGGTGGTCATGGTATGTCAAGCTTCCGGAGGGAGAAATTCGTACCCAAAGGTGGACCAAGCGGTGGCGATGGCGGCCGTGGCGGCGACGTCATATTAGTGGTTGATGAAAATTTAAATACGTTAATTGATTTTCGTTATAAACGGAAATTTGCAGCCGATAACGGTGCTAATGGACAAACTAAAAATATGCATGGTGCTGCTTCTGCCCCTCTTTATATTAAAGTTCCGCCAGGAACGCTTGTAAAAGATGAAGAAACAGGAGCTGTAGTTGCCGATCTTACCGAGAACGGCCAACAAGCAGTAGTGGCAAGAGGTGGTCGTGGCGGCCGCGGTAATGCCAGGTTTGTGAACAGTGTACATCGGGCGCCGACTTTCGCGGAAAAAGGTGAGCCTGGAGACGCTCGTTCGCTGCAGTTGGAATTGAAACTATTGGCTGATGTTGGTCTGGTGGGTTATCCAAGTGTGGGTAAATCCAGCATTATCTCAATGGTGTCGGCGGCTAAACCAGAGATTGCTGCTTATCACTTTACAACACTGACGCCTGTATTAGGTGTTGTTAGCCTTGCTGAAGGGCATAGTTTTGTGTTAGCTGATATTCCCGGACTTATTGAAGGAGCACATGAAGGGGTAGGCTTGGGCCATGACTTTTTGCGTCATGTCGAACGAACCAAGGTGATTATTCATGTGTTGGATGTGTCGGGGATGGAAGGCCGCGATCCAATTGAAGACTATCATAAAATCAATAATGAATTAAAACTATATAATGAGCGTTTGGCGAAACGGCCACAGATTGTTGCTGCAAATAAAATGGATTTGCCTGACTCAGCGGAAAACTATGCTAAAGTCGTTGAGTTTATGGCGCAGGAGGGCCGGGAAGTTTATCCGGTTTCTGCAGCTACCGGACAGGGGCTGACTCTGCTTATGCAGCGGGTTTCGCAGCTTCTTGATGAATATGTTGAAGAGCCGGAAGTTGAAGAGCATACTAAAGTCTATGAGGCTAAACCGGACGATGAAGTGACAATCAGCCGTGAAGATGATGGTACGTATGTCGTTACCGGCAAAGGAATCGAAAAGCTTGTTGCGATGACCAATTTCGATAATGATGAGGCGGTACAGCGATTCCAGGCTATCTGGCGACGGATGGGCATTGAAGAAACCCTTAAAGAACGGGGTGTTCAAGAAGGCGATTCAGTCCGTATACGGGATATGGTATTTGAATTTAAAGAATAG
- a CDS encoding B12-binding domain-containing radical SAM protein: MIKLDPAVINRVTKPARYTGNELNSVKKDHASVKVTVALALPDVYEVGMSNLGLKILYQILNDRTDTAAERVYAPWVDMEAEMRAHHIPLHTLETFTPVKDFDMIGFSLQYEMIYSNVLNMLDLAGIPLMTAERDERHPFVIGGGPCAYNAEPVADFFDLLVIGEGEEVIEDVVAVLASWKEDGKPDGRSGFLKRAAKIEGVYVPSFYDVSYQADGTIAAVTPNCSEAKPAIIKRVVKDLNDVKFATKPVVPYLDIVHDRIMLELFRGCTRGCRFCQAGVLYRPVRERTPEKLFDIAEQLVQNTGYNEISLTSLSSADYSHLREIVRGLGERFNDKGVSVSLPSLRIDSFSIELAQEVQQVRKSGLTFAPEAGTQRLRDVINKGVTEQDLEQAVGAAFRQGWSSVKLYFMIGLPTETDEDVLGIADLAYRVLNLYKEIKGRRGAKVTVSVSSFVPKAHTAFQWYGQNSTEEIERKQQLLKSRLRDRSISFNYHDSRTSFLEGVFSRGDRRLGKVLLEAWRGGAKFDGWSEYFKYGVWMEAFEKCGIDPHFYANRERNEAEILPWQHISSGVDKSFLVSEYQQAIQECYTPDCRRSTCSACGVCPGLGVEVLDWGMQA; the protein is encoded by the coding sequence ATGATAAAGCTGGATCCTGCCGTAATTAATCGAGTAACTAAACCTGCTCGTTATACTGGTAACGAACTGAATAGTGTAAAGAAAGATCATGCGAGTGTCAAAGTGACGGTGGCATTGGCATTACCTGATGTCTATGAGGTAGGCATGTCAAATCTCGGACTTAAAATTTTATATCAAATTTTAAATGACCGTACCGATACTGCAGCCGAGCGCGTGTATGCGCCTTGGGTGGATATGGAAGCCGAAATGCGGGCACATCATATTCCGTTACATACGTTAGAAACGTTTACGCCTGTGAAGGATTTTGATATGATTGGGTTTTCTCTGCAATATGAGATGATCTATTCCAATGTACTGAATATGCTGGATTTAGCTGGCATTCCTTTAATGACAGCCGAAAGGGATGAACGCCATCCTTTTGTCATTGGCGGGGGGCCATGTGCCTATAATGCCGAACCGGTCGCTGATTTTTTTGACTTACTCGTTATTGGGGAAGGCGAAGAAGTGATTGAGGATGTCGTGGCAGTATTAGCGTCTTGGAAAGAGGATGGCAAGCCTGATGGCCGCAGCGGATTTTTAAAACGAGCGGCTAAAATTGAAGGGGTATATGTACCTTCATTTTATGATGTATCCTATCAAGCAGATGGCACAATCGCTGCGGTTACTCCTAACTGTAGTGAGGCTAAGCCGGCTATTATCAAACGGGTCGTTAAAGATTTGAATGACGTTAAATTTGCCACAAAGCCGGTGGTGCCTTATTTAGACATCGTTCATGACCGAATTATGTTAGAGTTATTTCGCGGTTGTACCCGTGGGTGCAGGTTTTGCCAAGCTGGAGTTTTATACCGTCCTGTCAGGGAAAGAACTCCCGAAAAACTGTTTGATATCGCTGAGCAGCTTGTCCAGAATACCGGCTATAATGAGATATCGCTGACTTCATTAAGTTCGGCCGATTACTCGCATCTGCGTGAAATTGTGCGTGGATTGGGTGAACGGTTTAATGATAAGGGTGTCAGCGTATCCTTGCCATCACTGCGGATTGATAGTTTCTCCATTGAGCTGGCTCAAGAAGTTCAGCAAGTGCGTAAAAGCGGTCTGACTTTTGCACCTGAAGCCGGGACGCAGCGGCTGCGGGATGTGATTAACAAAGGGGTCACTGAGCAGGATTTGGAGCAAGCCGTTGGAGCAGCTTTCCGGCAAGGGTGGTCAAGTGTTAAATTGTATTTTATGATCGGTTTGCCGACTGAAACAGATGAGGATGTATTGGGAATTGCGGATTTAGCTTACCGGGTACTCAATCTGTATAAAGAAATTAAGGGACGGCGCGGTGCCAAGGTGACTGTTAGTGTGTCGTCCTTTGTTCCCAAAGCGCATACTGCTTTTCAATGGTATGGCCAAAACAGTACTGAAGAAATTGAGCGCAAACAGCAACTTTTAAAAAGCCGTCTCAGAGATCGGAGCATTTCTTTTAATTATCACGATTCTCGGACAAGCTTCTTAGAGGGCGTTTTCTCGCGCGGCGATCGAAGACTGGGTAAGGTCTTGCTGGAAGCGTGGCGCGGTGGTGCCAAATTTGACGGTTGGTCGGAATATTTTAAATATGGAGTTTGGATGGAAGCCTTTGAAAAATGTGGTATCGATCCACATTTCTATGCCAATAGAGAACGTAACGAAGCAGAAATACTGCCATGGCAGCATATTTCCAGTGGCGTGGACAAGTCTTTCTTAGTAAGCGAATATCAACAGGCTATTCAAGAATGTTATACACCTGATTGCCGTCGCAGCACCTGCAGTGCTTGTGGTGTATGTCCGGGACTGGGTGTTGAGGTGCTGGATTGGGGGATGCAGGCGTAA
- a CDS encoding peptidase M23 has translation MAKQWNNWKNQWDTKESWQYRDEEPDYTWLKRSVIAVVIFAVAYSAHISDSTLGRMTDGGIKYVINTQTDFNYVIDQIANYAPKNMDVSMLRRAQSVVSKPADPLQYMTKPVNGAVLSGFGWRMHPVLKQEMMHEGMEFEAPLGTGVRAAAAGTVKAVSDSAQHGKTLIIEHGQETETVYGHLGEVLVKQGDAVSQGQVVAKSGKSGITVGPMLYFELREKGKAVDPQTRLKGEFPGGGGK, from the coding sequence ATGGCAAAGCAATGGAATAATTGGAAAAACCAATGGGACACTAAAGAAAGCTGGCAATATCGGGACGAAGAGCCGGATTATACTTGGCTAAAACGATCGGTCATTGCAGTCGTGATTTTTGCCGTAGCTTATAGTGCGCATATATCCGATTCGACACTTGGGCGGATGACGGACGGCGGAATCAAGTATGTCATCAATACACAAACCGATTTTAATTATGTCATTGATCAGATAGCCAATTATGCTCCTAAGAATATGGATGTTTCAATGCTGCGCCGAGCTCAGTCTGTTGTATCAAAGCCAGCAGATCCGCTGCAATATATGACGAAGCCGGTAAATGGTGCAGTATTATCCGGTTTTGGCTGGCGCATGCATCCGGTTTTAAAGCAGGAAATGATGCATGAGGGAATGGAGTTTGAGGCTCCGCTAGGTACTGGGGTGCGGGCAGCAGCAGCCGGGACAGTAAAAGCTGTTAGCGATAGCGCCCAGCATGGCAAAACGCTAATTATTGAACATGGACAAGAAACTGAGACCGTTTATGGTCATTTAGGTGAAGTGCTGGTCAAACAAGGTGATGCAGTCAGCCAGGGGCAGGTTGTAGCCAAATCAGGTAAAAGCGGCATAACCGTGGGGCCGATGTTGTATTTTGAATTAAGAGAAAAAGGGAAAGCTGTAGATCCTCAGACTCGATTGAAAGGTGAATTTCCAGGTGGGGGAGGTAAATAA
- a CDS encoding signal transduction histidine kinase — protein MTTEAANKEVCDELVRVLRIQRHDFINHIQVIHALLQLGRVEKALKYIEDLAKDPNMMSNPLRMNSCPVECQRKAVHD, from the coding sequence ATGACAACCGAAGCGGCCAATAAAGAAGTATGTGACGAATTAGTCAGGGTACTCAGAATTCAGCGTCATGATTTTATTAATCATATTCAAGTAATCCATGCATTGCTGCAGCTAGGGCGGGTAGAGAAAGCTTTAAAATACATTGAAGACTTGGCAAAAGATCCGAATATGATGTCAAATCCACTTCGAATGAATAGTTGCCCGGTTGAATGCCAACGTAAGGCTGTGCATGACTAA
- a CDS encoding ribonuclease G, giving the protein MTKTIVVNIMPEETRMALLEDAELLEVSVERNQSGNVVGNIYKGKVKNVLPGMQAAFIDIGRDKNAFLYIGDALPHNVSQPAIPEDMVTTGQDILIQIVKDAIGTKGPRATTHLTLPGRYVVLMPTVDYIGISRRIETSEERERLKQLAEKVRPQGMGMIIRTVAAGKSEEDLQKDIAYLHNLWNSLAARAKRASSPTLLYRDVDLVIRIVRDYLSADIDEFVVDNQEAFGRVCDLLKFISPELVPKIKLHQGAEDVFTQYGLTAEIEKIGQRQVWLKSGGYIVIDKTEALTVIDVNTGKFVGRTNLADTVFHTNLEAVSEIARQIRLRDIGGIIIIDFIDMDADEHKQAVLSALEEKLKRDKTKTNILGLTGLGLVEMTRKKARQNFEGVLYSECPCCEGRGRVQSPETVSINVRRELRKIAARKRLQGAFTVQVHPRVAALFEKDHEIERIEKEIGRRLTVEAVATMHPEAYSILQSNE; this is encoded by the coding sequence ATGACAAAAACTATTGTGGTTAATATTATGCCTGAGGAAACCAGGATGGCGCTGCTTGAAGACGCTGAACTGCTGGAAGTCTCAGTTGAAAGGAATCAAAGCGGCAATGTGGTGGGGAATATTTATAAAGGAAAAGTCAAGAATGTTCTGCCTGGGATGCAAGCTGCTTTTATTGATATTGGGCGTGACAAAAATGCTTTTCTGTATATCGGTGATGCGTTGCCACATAACGTATCACAACCGGCGATTCCTGAGGACATGGTAACGACTGGACAAGATATTTTAATTCAAATTGTAAAAGATGCCATTGGCACGAAAGGACCGCGGGCGACTACCCATTTGACTTTACCAGGCCGCTATGTGGTGCTGATGCCAACCGTCGATTATATTGGAATATCGCGTCGTATTGAAACAAGCGAGGAACGCGAACGCCTTAAACAGTTGGCTGAAAAAGTACGACCACAGGGTATGGGGATGATTATTCGCACGGTTGCTGCAGGTAAAAGCGAAGAAGATTTGCAAAAGGATATTGCCTACTTGCACAATTTATGGAACTCTTTGGCGGCAAGAGCAAAAAGGGCTAGTTCTCCAACTCTTTTATACCGGGATGTTGATTTAGTCATCCGTATTGTTCGTGATTATCTTTCGGCTGATATTGATGAGTTTGTTGTTGATAATCAGGAAGCTTTTGGACGGGTATGTGATTTATTGAAGTTTATTTCACCCGAATTAGTACCCAAAATTAAACTGCATCAAGGGGCGGAAGATGTATTTACTCAATATGGTTTAACGGCTGAAATTGAAAAGATTGGTCAGCGTCAAGTTTGGTTGAAATCCGGTGGCTATATCGTTATTGATAAAACTGAAGCGCTTACCGTCATTGATGTGAATACCGGTAAATTTGTTGGGCGTACTAATTTAGCGGATACTGTGTTTCATACTAATTTGGAAGCTGTCAGTGAGATTGCCAGACAAATCCGCCTGCGGGATATTGGTGGTATTATCATTATTGACTTTATTGATATGGATGCTGACGAGCATAAACAAGCCGTCCTAAGTGCTTTGGAAGAAAAATTAAAGCGTGACAAAACCAAAACCAATATTCTCGGGTTAACAGGGCTAGGGCTTGTAGAGATGACTCGTAAAAAAGCCCGCCAGAACTTTGAAGGTGTACTCTATAGTGAGTGTCCTTGCTGTGAAGGTCGCGGCCGCGTGCAATCACCTGAGACGGTGAGCATTAATGTTCGGCGGGAATTGCGCAAGATAGCGGCACGCAAAAGGCTTCAGGGGGCATTTACTGTCCAGGTTCATCCACGAGTGGCTGCTTTGTTTGAAAAGGATCATGAAATTGAGCGAATTGAGAAGGAAATTGGGCGTCGTTTAACGGTTGAGGCCGTAGCCACCATGCATCCGGAAGCCTATTCCATCCTGCAATCAAATGAATGA
- the bofB gene encoding metalloprotease has protein sequence MRVGKVGRTQLILNNWFIVLIALFAIAGMAGKVLLVFCAVLWHELAHAAVALALGYKVRELELLPFGGVARIDRLGEASARCEILMAAAGPAASLVLAAIIYLTQEFFPYWREIWQFFYETNLMLAVFNLIPALPLDGGRIFRAILSMQWEYGKATLITANISRFISAFLVCKVAYDYFALGLLNLSLVIAAVFLIVASQAELKVAGYRSMRILANKKADLSARGYMPTIHYTAMASSSARDIVRLFGPERYHIILVIDESHRICGTLTETEVWEALPARGLYARMGDFIH, from the coding sequence TTGCGGGTTGGCAAAGTTGGTCGTACGCAGCTTATCCTCAATAATTGGTTTATTGTGTTAATTGCGCTATTTGCTATTGCCGGAATGGCTGGGAAGGTTTTGTTGGTCTTTTGTGCAGTATTATGGCACGAGTTGGCTCATGCTGCAGTGGCGTTAGCGTTAGGGTATAAAGTGCGGGAACTGGAATTGCTGCCATTTGGCGGAGTGGCCCGTATTGATCGACTGGGGGAAGCTTCAGCAAGGTGTGAGATCCTTATGGCAGCCGCCGGACCGGCAGCAAGTTTGGTTCTGGCGGCTATTATTTATCTGACCCAAGAGTTTTTCCCTTATTGGCGAGAAATATGGCAGTTTTTTTATGAAACCAATCTTATGCTAGCTGTTTTTAATTTAATTCCGGCATTGCCGCTAGATGGTGGACGGATATTTCGTGCTATTTTATCCATGCAGTGGGAATATGGAAAAGCAACACTCATTACGGCTAATATAAGCCGTTTTATCAGCGCGTTCTTGGTTTGCAAAGTTGCTTATGACTATTTTGCGTTAGGTTTACTCAACCTTTCACTGGTCATTGCTGCAGTCTTTTTGATTGTTGCTTCTCAGGCTGAATTAAAAGTTGCTGGTTATCGAAGTATGCGAATATTAGCAAATAAAAAAGCTGACTTATCGGCCAGAGGGTATATGCCAACCATCCATTATACGGCAATGGCTAGCTCATCAGCGCGTGACATTGTACGTTTATTTGGTCCTGAGCGGTATCATATCATTTTGGTGATCGATGAATCTCATCGAATTTGCGGAACTCTCACCGAAACTGAAGTGTGGGAAGCGCTGCCTGCACGAGGGCTATATGCAAGAATGGGGGATTTTATTCATTAA
- a CDS encoding RNA-binding protein, with product MDNVLTGKQKRFLRSLGSTLDPVVQIGKAGVIDSVVTSAQDVIEVRELIKVRVLQNSPEEPKDAIAALAEAIDAELVQVIGRNGLLYKQNPEKSKIELP from the coding sequence TTGGATAATGTTTTAACAGGTAAACAAAAACGGTTTTTACGGTCATTAGGAAGTACGCTAGATCCGGTTGTGCAAATTGGCAAAGCCGGAGTAATCGACTCTGTCGTTACCAGCGCCCAAGATGTCATTGAAGTGCGTGAACTTATTAAGGTAAGAGTATTACAAAACAGTCCGGAAGAACCAAAGGACGCAATAGCAGCACTGGCTGAGGCGATTGATGCCGAGCTTGTTCAAGTGATTGGCCGAAATGGTTTGCTTTATAAGCAAAACCCGGAAAAAAGCAAAATCGAATTACCTTAA
- the rplU gene encoding 50S ribosomal protein L21, whose translation MYAIIETGGKQYRVTEGDVVTVEKIEANEGETVEFDRVLTVVKDGSVVLGKPVISGAKVTAKVMAQGKGKKILVFKYKAKSNYRRRQGHRQPFTKLVIEKIEA comes from the coding sequence ATGTACGCAATTATTGAGACTGGCGGAAAACAATACCGTGTAACTGAAGGCGATGTTGTAACTGTCGAGAAAATTGAAGCTAACGAAGGCGAAACTGTTGAGTTTGACCGTGTTCTTACTGTAGTTAAAGACGGTTCTGTAGTACTTGGCAAACCTGTTATTTCAGGCGCTAAAGTAACTGCAAAAGTAATGGCTCAAGGCAAAGGTAAAAAGATTTTGGTTTTCAAATATAAAGCAAAATCCAACTACCGCAGACGCCAAGGTCATCGTCAACCGTTCACTAAATTAGTTATCGAGAAAATTGAAGCTTAA
- the proB gene encoding glutamate 5-kinase, translated as MLTRAKIAGAKRIVVKVGTSTITHDTGKLNFFRIEKLVRELADLANQGKEIILVTSGAVGAGVDRLGLKERPKTIPEKQAAAAVGQGILMHTYAKLFAEYGQTVAQVLLTREDSVKHKRYINSRNTLLTLLEMGVIPVINENDAVSVDELKIGDNDTLSAMVATIVDADLLIILSDVAGVYTGNPQTNPNAELISEITDITPEIEALSGGPGSTRGTGGMYTKIQAAKIAVNSGVTMVIASGGYDGVVREIFSGANIGTIFLSKECHLQVRKSWLAFGARISGAVTVDKGCEQAILEGGSSLLAPGIIAVTGEFEPGNTIRVLSLEGREFARGLANYSSMEIEKIKGHHTNEIVQILGFKSYDEVIHRDNLVLMV; from the coding sequence ATGCTTACCAGAGCTAAAATAGCTGGTGCTAAACGGATTGTGGTTAAAGTTGGTACCAGCACAATTACTCACGATACAGGGAAACTCAATTTTTTTCGTATTGAAAAACTGGTACGCGAGTTGGCTGACTTAGCCAATCAAGGAAAAGAAATCATACTGGTTACTTCAGGTGCTGTTGGGGCTGGGGTAGACCGTTTAGGATTAAAGGAACGTCCTAAGACCATTCCTGAAAAGCAAGCTGCCGCTGCAGTAGGACAAGGCATATTGATGCATACCTATGCGAAGCTGTTTGCTGAATACGGACAAACGGTTGCGCAAGTCTTACTGACTCGTGAAGATTCAGTCAAGCATAAACGCTACATCAATTCCCGTAATACCTTGCTTACCTTGCTGGAAATGGGAGTTATACCGGTTATTAACGAGAATGATGCTGTATCGGTGGATGAATTAAAAATAGGGGATAATGATACACTGTCGGCAATGGTTGCTACAATCGTGGATGCCGACTTACTGATCATTTTGTCTGATGTTGCAGGTGTGTATACCGGCAACCCCCAGACCAATCCTAACGCTGAGTTAATATCAGAGATTACCGATATTACTCCGGAGATTGAAGCCTTGTCAGGGGGACCGGGATCAACCCGGGGTACAGGGGGCATGTATACTAAAATTCAGGCTGCTAAGATTGCTGTCAATTCTGGTGTTACCATGGTCATTGCTTCAGGTGGTTATGACGGTGTCGTCAGGGAGATATTCAGTGGTGCCAATATCGGAACTATTTTTCTTTCAAAAGAGTGTCACTTGCAGGTGCGGAAAAGCTGGTTGGCTTTTGGAGCCCGAATTTCCGGGGCGGTGACTGTTGATAAAGGCTGTGAGCAGGCAATCTTAGAAGGCGGTTCGAGTTTACTTGCGCCTGGTATTATTGCAGTAACAGGTGAATTTGAACCAGGCAATACCATCCGTGTATTAAGCCTGGAGGGCCGGGAATTTGCCAGAGGTCTTGCCAACTATAGTTCGATGGAAATAGAAAAGATTAAAGGCCATCACACGAATGAAATTGTTCAAATCTTAGGGTTTAAATCCTATGATGAAGTTATCCATCGCGATAATTTGGTATTAATGGTTTAG